The following proteins are encoded in a genomic region of Ornithodoros turicata isolate Travis chromosome 6, ASM3712646v1, whole genome shotgun sequence:
- the LOC135399288 gene encoding G2/mitotic-specific cyclin-B-like produces MATRVARSVLSSDNTSATAAFKKPSLQQQKVGPRPLGSTNRNVPVLKPARPLAQNATLSKQLSQSNSLAKRDVSAKPLAKENRQHSADSILSISKLSVKEADTRPAEPLSYSTAMLPAEVTDIDALDSGNVQLCSQYAKEIYNYLSELELQYPIRPNFLGNKREIKANMRSILVNWLVQVHAKFNLLQETLYLTIAVLDRYLQAAENISRSKLQLIGVTAMFIAAKYEEMYSPDIMDYIYISDNAFTKRDILKMEIVMLEALDFSLGRPLPLHFLRRASKAGNVTVTVHSMAKYLLELTVTDYSMAHIRPSLLAATSLWLSLQMVDDGDWTTDLAYYGRYTKKEMEPVASKMCRLVMSASSSSQNVIYNKYKSPKFQSISNRPELHSELVRELAARP; encoded by the exons ATGGCAACAAGAGTAGCACGCTCC GTTTTGTCCTCAGACAACACTTCAGCAACAGCAGCCTTCAAGAAGCCATCACTGCAGCAACAGAAAGTTGGGCCGCGGCCACTCGGAAGTACAAACAGGAATGTCCCCGTGCTCAAACCA GCTCGACCTCTGGCACAGAATGCCACACTTTCAAAGCAGCTCTCCCAAAGCAACTCTTTGGCAAAACGAGATGTTTCTGCAAAGCCACTGGCCAAGGAGAATCGGCAACATAGTGCT GATTCCATCCTGTCTATCAGCAAGTTGTCTGTCAAAGAAGCAGACACGAGACCAGCCGAGCCCCTGTCTTATTCTACGGCTATGCTGCCTGCAGAAGTGACTGACATCGATGCCCTCGACAGTGGAAACGTTCAGCTTTGCTCGCAATACGCAAAAGAAATCTACAACTATCTGTCTGAACTCGAG CTGCAGTACCCAATCAGACCCAACTTCCTTGGGAACAAGCGTGAAATCAAGGCAAACATGCGTTCAATCCTGGTGAACTGGTTGGTCCAAGTGCACGCAAAGTTCAACCTGCTCCAAGAGACACTCTACCTTACCATTGCTGTTTTAGACAGATACTTACAGGCG GCTGAAAATATTTCCCGTTCTAAGCTGCAGCTGATAGGAGTGACAGCTATGTTCATTGCTGCCAAATATGAAGAAATGTATTCTCCTGACATTATGGATTATATCTACATTTCTGACAATGCCTTCACAAAGAGGGACATCCTCAAGATGGAGATCGTCATGCTGGAAGCCCTAGACTTCAGCTTGGGTCGGCCACTGCCTCTGCATTTCCTTCGTCGTGCTTCCAAAGCAGGCAAT GTGACTGTGACCGTCCACTCCATGGCCAAGTACCTCCTAGAGCTGACAGTCACGGACTACAGCATGGCTCACATCCGCCCTTCTCTGCTAGCTGCTACAAGTCTGTGGCTATCACTGCAAATGGTTGATGACGGCGACTGGACAACAGATTTGGCCTACTATGGCCGTTACACGAAGAAAGAGATGGAGCCGGTTGCGAGCAAAATGTGCCGACTGGTTATGTCTGCCTCTTCCAGTAGTCAAAAC GTAATCTACAACAAGTACAAGAGTCCGAAGTTTCAGAGCATTAGCAATCGACCAGAGCTCCACTCTGAGCTAGTACGAGAGCTTGCAGCGAGACCCTGA
- the LOC135399289 gene encoding dimethyladenosine transferase 1, mitochondrial-like, producing the protein MASQAAARRLPPLPTLRDILHMFKLKAMRKLSQNFLLDPRFTTKIVKTAGKIKGSHVVEVGPGPGCLTRPILELGATQVTVVEKDSRFLPSLELLAEASDDRLKIVIGDVFNETMEDYFPSELQKDWNAVVPNIHIIGNLPFNVSTPLIIRWLRMISLKTGPFTYGRVPMTLTFQKEVAERIVAPLMDAQRCRLSVMCQNYCHVKHKFNIPGGAFVPKPDVDVGVVKLIPREEPDIKLPFDLVEKVCNCLFNARQKDYKNTVRNLFPTTHEKELNKLLQLTEIDPETKVIQLSVEEIGRICEVYNHFCIEDPELYKYNFRLGRR; encoded by the exons ATGGCGTCACAAGCAGCGGCACGTCGCCTGCCACCTTTGCCTACACTGCGCGACATCCTACACATGTTTAAATTAAAAGCAATGCGGAAATTGTCGCAGAATTTTTTGCTAGACCCACGGTTTACGACTAAAATTGTAAAAACAGCTGGGAAAATTAAGGGCAGTCATGTTGTTGAAGTAGGACCGGGGCCCGGTTGTCTCACAAGGCCCATCCTAGAGCTCGGGGCAACTCAGGTCACTGTTGTAGAGAAGGACTCGAGGTTTCTTCCTTCGTTAGAG CTTTTGGCGGAAGCTTCTGATGACAGGCTGAAGATAGTCATTGGAGACGTCTTCAATGAAACCATGGAAGACTACTTTCCAAG TGAACTACAAAAAGACTGGAACGCCGTCGTCCCAAATATCCACATCATCGGCAATCTCCCTTTCAACGTGTCCACTCCTCTGATCATCCGTTGGCTGCGGATGATCTCGTTGAAGACGGGGCCGTTCACCTACGGACGGGTGCCGATGACTTTGACTTTCCAGAAGGAAGTGGCCGAGCGAATTGTAGCTCCACTCATGGATGCACAGAGATGTCGTCTGTCCGTCATGTGCCAAAATTATTGTCATGTGAAGCACAAGTTCAATATTCCAG GAGGAGCATTTGTGCCTAAACCTGATGTTGATGTCGGGGTAGTGAAGCTCATACCACGTGAAGAGCCTGACATCAAGCTGCCGTTTGATCTTGTGGAGAAAGTTTGCAACTGCTTGTTCAACGCACGCCAAAAAGACTACAAGAACACTGTCAG GAACCTTTTTCCAACAACACATGAAAAGGAGTTGAACAAGCTGCTTCAGTTGACGGAAATCGACCCGGAAACGAAAGTGATTCAACTTTCAGTCGAAGAAATTGGAAGAATCTGTGAAGTTTATAATCATTTCTGCATAGAAGACCCCGAACTATACAAATATAACTTCAGACTTGGAAGGAGATAG
- the LOC135399290 gene encoding TATA box-binding protein-like 1 has product MATVSQGNNFSYHQFSKDVVTAEADGACSKEQATENMTDAIAETDTQNNESSPVIDIVINNVVCSFSVRCHLNLRQIALTASNVEYRRENGMLTMKIRAPYTTASIWSSGKITCTGATSEETAKLAARRYARILQKLGFRVKFHNYRVVNVLGTCVMPFAIKLVPFSQHHRGVAIYEPELHPGVTFRIKDLKATLKVFSTGSITVTAPSVPNVQQAIEQIFPLVYEFRKERSAEEQKTANARRQASKATPVVFANNGGYDSLDSEADEEEEHMDYPESDQSWE; this is encoded by the exons ATGGCAACTGTAAGTCAGGGGAACAATTTTTCATATCATCAGTTTTCCAAAGATGTGGTGACTGCAGAAGCGGACGGCGCCTGTTCCAAAGAACAGGCTACTGAGAACATGACGGATGCGATTGCCGAAACTGATACTCAGAACAACGAGTCTTCGCCGGTTATAGACATTGTTATCAACAACGTGGTGTGCAGTTTTAGTGTTCGATGTCACTTAAATCTTCGACAAATAGCTTTAACAGCTTCCAACGTCGAATATCGTCGTGAGAACGGG ATGTTGACCATGAAGATAAGGGCCCCTTACACCACAGCGAGTATATGGTCTTCAGGGAAAATCACATGCACGGGAGCAACAAG CGAGGAAACAGCCAAGCTGGCAGCACGCAGGTATGCCCGTATCCTGCAAAAGCTGGGCTTCCGAGTGAAGTTCCATAACTACAGGGTGGTGAATGTGTTGGGCACCTGTGTCATGCCCTTTGCGATCAAGCTGGTGCCTTTCTCGCAACACCATCGAGGTGTGGCCAT CTATGAGCCCGAGTTGCACCCTGGTGTCACCTTCCGAATAAAAGACCTCAAAGCCACACTAAAGGTGTTCTCTACAGGGAGCATCACAGTCACAG CCCCAAGCGTGCCAAATGTACAACAAGCCATAGAACAGATCTTCCCGTTGGTGTACGAATTCCGCAAGGAGCGCTCGGCGGAGGAACAAAAGACTGCAAACGCAAGGAGGCAGGCCTCTAAGGCGACCCCCGTCGTGTTTGCAAACAACGGCGGCTACGACTCCCTCGACAGTGAAGCagacgaggaggaggagcacATGGACTACCCAGAATCTGACCAGAGCTGGGAATGA